From a region of the Sinorhizobium sp. B11 genome:
- a CDS encoding MucR family transcriptional regulator: protein MTDMATGNAPELLVELTADIVAAYVSNHVVPVSDLANLISDVHSALSNTSVPQPVAAVVEKQKPAVSVRKSVQDEQITCLECGGNFKSLKRHLMTHHNLAPEEYREKWDLPADYPMVAPAYAEARSRLAKEMGLGQRRKRGRG, encoded by the coding sequence ATGACGGATATGGCGACCGGCAATGCGCCGGAGCTGCTTGTGGAACTGACGGCCGATATCGTCGCGGCCTATGTCAGCAACCACGTTGTCCCGGTCAGCGACCTGGCTAATCTGATTTCCGACGTACATTCGGCATTGAGCAACACATCCGTACCGCAGCCGGTGGCAGCGGTCGTCGAAAAGCAGAAGCCTGCGGTCTCTGTCCGCAAGTCCGTGCAGGACGAGCAGATTACGTGCCTCGAATGCGGCGGCAACTTCAAGTCCCTGAAGCGCCACCTGATGACGCATCACAATCTCGCGCCGGAAGAATATCGCGAGAAGTGGGACCTGCCTGCCGATTACCCAATGGTAGCCCCGGCCTATGCCGAAGCGCGTTCGCGCCTTGCGAAGGAAATGGGCCTGGGACAGCGCCGCAAGCGCGGCCGCGGCTGA
- a CDS encoding SufE family protein: MATLDQIIDDFSFLDDWEDRYRYVIELGKALPELADEKKTSENKVMGCASQVWLVTHTAGNPDNPVMTFEGDSDAHIVRGLVAIVLATYSGKTAAEIASLDAFEIFSKIGLTENLSSQRSNGLRSMVNRIREEARVRATA, encoded by the coding sequence ATGGCGACCCTCGACCAGATCATCGACGACTTTTCCTTCCTGGACGATTGGGAAGACCGCTACCGCTACGTTATCGAACTCGGCAAGGCGCTGCCTGAACTGGCAGACGAGAAGAAGACTTCCGAGAACAAGGTGATGGGCTGCGCCAGCCAGGTATGGCTGGTCACGCATACAGCAGGCAATCCCGACAATCCGGTCATGACATTCGAAGGCGATTCCGACGCGCATATCGTGCGCGGCCTCGTCGCTATCGTGCTTGCCACCTATTCCGGAAAGACTGCTGCCGAGATCGCCTCGCTCGATGCTTTCGAGATCTTCTCAAAGATCGGTCTGACTGAAAATCTCTCCTCGCAGCGCTCGAACGGCTTGCGCTCGATGGTCAACCGCATCCGCGAGGAAGCGCGCGTGCGGGCTACTGCCTGA
- a CDS encoding HAMP domain-containing histidine kinase codes for MRVLSDIGGWATALVDRAAASWLSRTSGGEAVRQSELTILRRLVFLSSAALVAAPVGLSIVTSPAVALPAGVATVCAAFLFSAVGSIALARQAIPQHVAAASADDLFLEMSPGLVLFLDPLGSVTMAGGRDKRDYLVWMRDLKGRGFFEQVHVSDRILFLQALDALRQGEEKATVDLRLERPSVSRDNRQFAYLRMDMTARRDVDGMLSAVIAQLHDVSVEQRLRAEAQTRAADAESANDAKSRFLAAVSHELRTPLNAILGFSDILIGEYFGKFENERQREYVGLIRESGAHLLSVVNTMLDMSKIEAGRYELMLEPFDIGASIRSCESMLALQAKSKGVTLTSRVQRGIAEVVADQRALQQILINLVGNAVKFTETGGVVTVDAAMRDGILKLTVSDTGIGIPADRLATLGQPFVQIQNDYTRRFEGTGLGLSLVKGLVALHGGNFAIASQPGEGTIITIEIAADGSGAPAAENAGQVETVEFPPRLKGAAGAAELEEGLFDGRAQAKIA; via the coding sequence GTGCGTGTATTGAGTGACATTGGCGGTTGGGCGACAGCCCTCGTGGACCGGGCAGCTGCAAGCTGGCTTTCCCGCACGAGCGGCGGCGAAGCTGTGCGTCAGAGCGAGCTCACCATTCTGCGCCGCCTGGTCTTCCTCTCCTCTGCCGCTCTTGTCGCCGCTCCGGTCGGCCTCTCCATCGTTACCAGCCCCGCAGTTGCACTGCCGGCCGGCGTCGCCACGGTCTGCGCCGCCTTTCTTTTTTCTGCCGTCGGCAGCATTGCGCTCGCCCGCCAGGCTATTCCACAGCACGTAGCCGCAGCCAGTGCCGACGATCTCTTCCTTGAGATGAGCCCGGGCCTCGTCCTCTTCCTCGATCCGCTTGGCAGCGTGACGATGGCCGGCGGCCGCGACAAGCGCGACTATCTCGTCTGGATGCGCGACCTGAAGGGCCGTGGCTTCTTCGAGCAGGTGCATGTTTCCGATCGCATCCTTTTCCTGCAGGCGCTGGATGCGCTGCGCCAGGGCGAGGAAAAGGCGACCGTCGATCTCAGGCTGGAACGCCCCTCCGTCTCGCGCGATAACAGGCAGTTCGCTTATCTGCGCATGGATATGACCGCACGGCGTGATGTCGACGGCATGCTTTCGGCCGTTATTGCCCAGTTGCATGATGTTTCGGTGGAGCAACGGCTTCGCGCCGAGGCGCAGACGCGCGCGGCAGATGCGGAATCGGCCAACGATGCCAAATCCCGTTTCCTCGCCGCCGTCAGCCACGAGTTGCGCACGCCGCTGAATGCCATCCTCGGCTTTTCGGATATCCTGATCGGCGAATATTTCGGCAAGTTCGAGAACGAGCGCCAGCGCGAATATGTCGGCCTGATCCGTGAATCCGGTGCGCATCTGCTTTCCGTCGTCAACACGATGCTGGACATGAGCAAGATCGAGGCCGGCCGCTACGAGCTGATGCTCGAGCCTTTCGATATCGGCGCATCGATCCGGTCCTGCGAATCCATGCTGGCGCTGCAGGCCAAGAGCAAGGGCGTGACGCTCACGAGCCGTGTCCAGCGCGGTATCGCAGAGGTCGTGGCCGATCAGCGCGCGCTGCAGCAGATCCTTATCAATCTTGTCGGCAATGCCGTGAAATTCACCGAAACGGGAGGCGTGGTCACCGTCGATGCGGCCATGCGCGACGGCATTCTGAAGCTCACTGTCAGCGATACCGGCATCGGCATTCCTGCCGACAGGCTCGCCACACTCGGCCAACCTTTCGTCCAGATCCAGAACGATTATACCCGTCGATTCGAGGGCACGGGTCTTGGCCTGTCGCTGGTCAAAGGCCTTGTCGCCCTGCATGGCGGCAATTTCGCCATTGCCAGCCAGCCTGGCGAGGGCACGATCATCACCATCGAGATTGCGGCGGACGGTTCCGGAGCCCCGGCGGCAGAAAATGCCGGCCAGGTGGAAACGGTCGAGTTTCCGCCGCGGCTGAAGGGCGCGGCGGGCGCCGCAGAACTGGAAGAGGGGCTTTTCGATGGCCGCGCGCAAGCGAAAATCGCCTAA
- a CDS encoding YciI family protein produces MRVMVIVKATADSEAGIMPTTELLGAMGKYNEDLVNAGIMMAGEGLHPSSKGKRIAFDGPKRMVIDGPFAETKELIAGFWLWQVKDMDEAVEWVKRCPNPMLGPSEIEIRQVFEAADFGEALTPELAERAERLGERMTNGK; encoded by the coding sequence ATGCGCGTAATGGTCATCGTCAAGGCGACGGCAGACAGTGAAGCGGGCATCATGCCCACGACTGAGCTTCTGGGGGCTATGGGCAAGTATAACGAGGATCTGGTCAATGCCGGCATCATGATGGCGGGTGAAGGCCTGCATCCTTCTTCCAAGGGAAAGCGCATCGCGTTCGATGGCCCGAAGCGCATGGTCATCGACGGCCCCTTCGCCGAGACCAAGGAACTGATCGCCGGTTTCTGGCTGTGGCAGGTCAAGGATATGGACGAAGCCGTCGAGTGGGTAAAGCGCTGCCCCAATCCAATGCTCGGTCCGAGCGAGATCGAAATCCGTCAGGTGTTCGAAGCAGCCGATTTCGGCGAGGCCCTGACGCCGGAGCTTGCCGAGCGGGCAGAACGTCTCGGTGAGCGGATGACAAACGGCAAATAA
- a CDS encoding DUF5330 domain-containing protein, which produces MWFLIKGSFWFGLVLVALSVFSSESSDNAGHPQLQLSDAFTAASGAYVYITGMCSEKPEVCSKGGETLTALGYRAREGARVAYELLDSQFRDDNSKMASAKTAVPPAPVALAAPSLPEAITNTMREAQAALNQPMPHLPQPYRPPVDDGASTERVVTGTIPAGSIPLPTPKPAI; this is translated from the coding sequence ATGTGGTTTCTGATCAAAGGATCATTCTGGTTTGGCCTTGTGCTCGTCGCTCTCTCCGTTTTCTCTTCGGAGAGCTCCGACAATGCCGGCCACCCGCAATTGCAGCTTTCCGACGCCTTCACCGCGGCAAGCGGCGCTTACGTCTATATCACCGGCATGTGCTCCGAAAAGCCCGAGGTCTGCAGCAAGGGTGGGGAGACCCTGACGGCTCTCGGCTACCGGGCCCGCGAAGGCGCCCGTGTCGCCTATGAGCTGCTCGACAGCCAGTTCAGGGACGACAACTCCAAAATGGCCTCCGCAAAGACGGCCGTGCCGCCGGCGCCTGTCGCGCTTGCCGCTCCTTCCCTGCCGGAGGCCATCACTAATACAATGCGCGAGGCTCAGGCCGCGCTGAACCAGCCGATGCCGCACCTGCCGCAGCCCTACCGCCCACCGGTAGACGACGGCGCTTCGACCGAACGTGTGGTAACCGGAACCATTCCGGCCGGGTCGATCCCGCTGCCGACGCCGAAACCGGCGATCTGA